TTGGAAGCCAAGATTACAGTGGATCTTACCCCCTTTGGGGAGGTGGCAGGGAAATTTAAACCCCTTTGCCACAATCTTACCatgccttcctttcttccattttaCCAGTGTTATTATCAACCCTTTTGTCATGATCCCTTCCTCCCATTCCCTTTTACACTCCTTTCATAGTTAATATCATAAGTTTGGGCACCAATGTAATATGAGCACATAAAGATATGTTCAAATTTAAAGCAAAATTGTAAGATTACTATAAATTGTTCTTGAACTTTCATAGGCACTAGAACTTCCTATAGTGGgtaaaaagggaacaaaaaaattaaaaagctagAAATAGCACAATTTTGCAAGCTTAGATTAatatgaaggagaaaatgcagtgaaagcaaagtggtgatatctGATCATAGTGCTGTTCCTTAGGAttacattaattaaaataaatttactCTCTCAGGCTCATGCAGAAGGATTGTGTAAAAGAAGTAGAGCATAGGAGACCACCCATAGAAATGCCCATTCCTCCACCTCACTGAAATGACATCACATGGGCAAATTTGTCAGATCTCTTCCCACATATTTTAAATCACTTTCTCTCATTTCCAGACATATTGAGAGCTTGGAATAGGGGTTCTCTGTctctcgtcccccccccccccccatttctcttCACTTCTACATTTCAGGGACGAAGTGCAATGGATGAAAATCAGAAATAGTTCTACGTTGTGTGAGGGGCTCTGTAACACGTCATCCCTGAAGTGTCTTAGAAATATGTGGAAGGACTTGTGTTTGATGAGGTCttaagactgtcatactttggatgtATAATTGACTAGAAAATACAACAATGCTTAACAAGGTAGGAGGcaataggaaaaaagaaagactgcattatagatggatggattcaaTTAAGGAAACCAGATCCCTGTGTCTGCAAGACCTTCGCAGGGCTATTTATGGTAGGGGGCTTATAGATCTATAACTCATAGAGTTGCTATAAGTCAATGATGATTTGATGGTATTAACAACCACAACATCAAACCCCATTTTAAGAACGTTGATAAGTCCTCCTCTgccccctttctccctttttatGCATTGTGGGTAGGAGCCACAGTCACATTTCAGTCAAGGCTACTATTCAAGGGATCAGGGTCTTACCATTATAGAACTATAATTATAGAAAGATAATTCATTCCTGAGCACCTTTTTGCCCAGTATACATTTGATAATGGACTTGGTATTCTTCAAAAGCAAGAATCAGTCGTGATGACACAGTGCATTTGGAAACGACTGTTTAGAAGATTTGACTGGATAAATAAATGCTCTTTGCTGGAAACTGGATTGTAGCcagctccctctccctcctttccatACCAGTAACATTTTAACACACAAGAGGACTTTGGTGTGTTTCTGGTTTGTTTCACTCAAAAACAATTCGTTTGGAAATAATGTCCATTACAATAACCCCAGTCTGTGTGCAGTGGAACAAGGCCATTAATCAGATGTCAGGTGTGAAGTATCCCCAGAGGCTGCAAACAGCTGCTTCCACTTAATCGCTAGCCGCCTGGGCAGTTGTGCTACCTGCATGTAGAAATGTTACATTTCCTGATGCATTAAAGCCCACTTTTCCAAATGCTTGACCTTGAAATGCATAAAAATACATGTTAATCTCTCTAATGGGGTGATAATGACATTATCCTCGCACAGCTATGAAAGCATCATTAGGCTGGAAGGGTGCAAGTGTACTTAACACCCCATTATCAAAATTTGGCCAATTATGATTTCCCATTTTCCCTATCATCTTTTCCAGTTAAAAGAAATAAATCTTTCTGATACATCTTTCACTTTTTCTACACTATAACATAATAATCTGTAGCTACAACCCCATATAAAGCTCTTATATGTAGTGACCTAAATtagttcaaataaaatatttttcacaaAGCATTTAAATTATTTGCttaccttttatttttacagctgACTTGTGATGCTGCTGGTGACTGAGTGTTTATTAgcttaaaaaagaaatattacaCTCAAAAACAGAGTTTTTCCGTTTTCTTTGACACTCTGTAAGTATGCAGAAATACAGAAACTTGTAAAGTAAAAATTTTACAACTCCATCCCATAACTGCTTTTTTTTGGTAGGTATGGCTGGGGACAGACTAATGTCTCCATGTCACACAATGGTAGCCTGCATTGTGAAACTTGGTGCTTGTCgtttataattttataaaactGCAACAAAACTTTGGAATTCATTTTGAGGTTTCTATATCAGATATAAAGATTTGTTAAcagaacttaggccccttctacacagctgaatacaattcagattatctgctttgaactggattatatggcagtgtagactcaaatattccagttcaaagcagataatgtggattatctgctttgataatctgggttatatggcagtgtcaaaggTCCCTTAGGGTGGTTCCAGATATGCATTTAACCCTCTTCAGAGCAGTTTATGTAAATCCGCTCCACAAGGCATTAAAAATCCGCACATCCTAAGGAGAAAACGGGCTATTCTATGAGTTGTCTCCATGGCAGCACGGTAACTTCTGTGCTACTATGGGCCACCCCCCAAACCCCCCACAaaacccttaaaaataaaaataaaacttactgGGCATCATTAGGTCTTTCTTCAGCCTGATGGAACATATCAATGACATGTGAGGAGGTGGGGGGATCACTCCCTGCTCCCTTTGTCTTCTTGTGCATCATTTATATGTTTCTTCAGGCCTGAAGAGAGATCTAATGGCTCCCAgtaagttttatattttatttttaaggggttttgggggTTTTGGGAAGGTGGTGGCTACCTCACAAAACCTCCCACCCATTGTACCATGACAATTGGTTAAGTTGAGTATGGATTGAGTTTAcgctgctgttttatattcttatgttttatcgAATTGTACTTTTAACTGGACTGCTTTGtttacctttattttattttaattatatttttgtgttgatggattgttttgtatttgcatttgtgagcattttgtcccatatgaaagccaccctgagtccattttgggagatggtggtggggtataataataaagttattattataaaacagtaGGGAAAAGGAAAATGTTGTGACACTGTCCTtcccttaaaaaagaaaaagaagccttTTTTTGTAATACACAGTGGCCCTGAGTCCTGTATGGGTACTATAGGTTGCACTTTACTGCAATTCTAACATTATCCTGAGATTTAGCAGATTGATTTTCAATCTAAACTCTTGATGAAGAATAACTGCAATTTCCAACATTACTTTCCATTGACTGTGCTGTGGGGAGTTGCAATACTACAGCTGGGGTGAAATGAGATGATACCCACCTCTGGTTTAGAGCAATTACAAAATAGAATGTTTTCCCCATCTCTAAattaggaaaaaagaaataaacctTGGGGAAAAAATAAGGAATAGCTTTGTGTATGAAAGGAATACAAGCACAGTTCTGGTACTAAAATACCTTTTTGGGTTGAATGTAGTCTCAGAGAGACCATATTCCTTAATCAATTCTGTGTCTAGGTAGCCTATCATTTGTCTCCCCCAGGCATATAGGATTGTTACATTAAACTGCTGGAAGTCAGTGGAGCTTGAGTAGTACAAAGAATTTTCAGTTTAGTGCAGCCCAGTTGCTTCTTTTAATGCTGATTATGACCTTTAATGTTGGACTGGCACAGTTGCCTTGGTTTTTCTTTTGGGCACAAATTCACAGCACTGCTCTTTTATGCTTGTGTGATGTGCATTTTATTTCTGACTTTACCTGTGACTTCTATTTGGATTGTGCTTGTTCTGgcacctcccctgcggccacttctgggagtgcatgactccaatggttgtgcccacaggttcatcggaacatgcaagccccctcaccacgacaaggtgacaattcatcaaggaggttccagaccaagcacaatccgaagacccaaagacctcaatggcggagcaggcggaggataatatggtacatgttacaacggctgtgaaggcggaagaaggctgcaacagactgagaagccactctctttatgttaaccacaccactgctggaacctcactctgtgaagactgtgtgttgaccggccgtgcaccaacctccacacatttaaaaaaatcacgcacaggtgtcttccaagaaaaataaaaaacaaaccaaaaaagtcCCATGACGATCAACGAGTGGcgacaggggcaggactgtgaaatctggacgcccctagtcacagactggcacatgggcggtggatatggactcagttgttctacctcaaggaccaaggcagttgagtagtctggcaactgtatccatggctgagcagccctttttatgaTCCgttctgctcaccccacacggggaaggggctagaaaaggtgccctaaacatagtctgcctctcttaccctgactggactgccacgtccagaggggtcaccattctgcggccaaaaaagagaaatgaactttggaacatggaacgtacggacactgttggataacactgacagcaaatgccccgaacacaggactgctatcattgcaagggatttgggatgctttaagatcgacatagcagcccttcaggagacctggagagcaggagagggacagctgaaggaagaaaaaggaggctacaccttcttctggaagggactgcctgaagaagagcaaagaatacatggagttggctttgctatcagaaatgacctggtgaagcacctgactgaagcacccactggcatcaatgaacgactctcaaccctccgaattaaccttgccaaaaaccaacaggcaaccatcatatgtgcctatgcaccaactctagatgctgacaaagacatcaaggaaaatttttattgtcagctggacaccatcctatcggagatacctaagaaggacaaaatcatcctcctgcaagactttaatgccagagtcggacgggactctgacctgtggccagggatcataggaaaagacggggtcggaaacagcaactcgaatggcatcttgcttctcaccaaatgcggagagcacaaccttgtcatcaccaacacgctcttccaccagaaaaaacaagctcaagacatcatggaagcacctccggtcaaagcattggcaccttttggactatgtaattacacatgccagagaccaccacaatgtgcttctcacaagagccatgacaggtgctgatgactgctggacagatcacaggttaatctgatccacgatggctatcaagatcgtccccaaacgtagactccaaggaagaaaaacatggcgcaaaatgaacactcaagcccttcaggagccctccaaacaagcccttctccaaacaacactcaaggatcatctacccacagaacaccccaaaaatgttgaggaacattggaacaaactgaagacctccatcatcacagcctgcgaagaaaccattggatacaaaactaagaaacatcaagactggtttgacaataacgacaaagagatccaacagctaattgataacaaaaggaaagccttccaaacatggcagagagacaccaactgtgctgccaagaaaaagatctatgccagtgcaaaagctgaggtccaaagaaggaccagagaactcaagaacatctggtggacaaagaaggctgaagaaatccaacactttgcagacacccatgatgctcagggatttttcaaagccacaaagatcatttatggaccatgaaaccatggcatacagcctctacgctcatcagatggaaccaaaattctgaaggacaaaacatcaattgcactacgttggaaagagcactaccagaacctgctgaatcgcagctccaatgtggccaaagagaccctctcacaaatcccacaacaacaaaccagggatgaggttgcagcactgcctagtatggaagaagttagcaatgccatcagccaacaaaaaaacaacaaagccagcggacctgatgggatccctgctgaaatcttcaaaacgggtggacctgagctgatacaacaattccaccagctcattgaaaaggtgtgggtgatcgagaaaatcccagcagacttcaaggatgccaccatcatcaaccttttcaagaaaggggatagaacagactgcgggaactatcgcggtatctcccttctaacctccgctgggaaaatcctcgcaagaatccttgcaaaccgccttctccctgtctcagaagacaccctcccagaatcccagaatggcttccgcccctccagaggaacagtggacatgatcttcactgcacgacagctccaagaaaaatgcagggaacaaaaccaacctctgtacatggcattcattgaccttgcaaaggcattcgacacagtgaattgcagcactctctggaccatcctccaaaaaatcgggtgccctgacaaatttgtgaacatcctgcagctcctccaagacctacaagccactctaaacaccttcgcagaagcatacgagaagctcggcctctcattgaacatcgagaaaaccaaagtgctcttccaacaggcaccagctaatccctctgcaatgccaggaatacagcataatggtgtaacattagaaaatgttgactatttccgctaccttggcagccacctctccacaaaagtcaacatcgacactgaaatacaacaccgcctgagctctgcgagcacagcatttttcagaatgaagcagagagtgtttgacaatcgggacatctgtagagataccaaggtgcttctttataaagccattgtcctcccaaccctgctctacgcctgcaaaacctggacggtctacagacatcacaccaaactcctggagcatttccatcagcgttgcctcagaaaaatcctgcaaatctcttgggaagacaggtggacaaatgtcagcatgctggaagaagcaaagaccaccagcattgaagcgatgctcctatcccatcaactccgctggactagccatgttgtctgaatgcctgatcaccatctcccaaagcagctactctactccaaactcaagaatgggaaacgtaatgttggtgggcaggaaaagagatttaaagttgggcttaaagccaaccttaaaaactgtggcatagacactgagaactgggaagcccgggcccttgagcgctctaattggaggtcagctgtgaccagcagtgctgcggagttcgaagaggcacgaattatttatttattatttatttacagtatttatattccgcccttctcaccccgaaggggactcagggcgaatcacagtacacgtataaggcaaacattcaatgccttaacatagaacaaagacagagacatacgcagctccgagctggcctcgaactcatgacctcttggtcagagtgatttgttgcagctggctgcagctgactgctcatcagcctgcgccacagcccgaatggagggcttaagggagaaacgtgccaagaggaaggagagtcaagtcaaccctgaccgggaccgccttccacctggaaaccaatgtcctcactgcgggagaacatgcacatcaagaataggtctcttcagccatctacggacacaccccgaagaccctataactggagggccatcatcctcggcctacgagggatcgcctaagtaagtaagtctatTTGGAACAAGTATATGGTTTAAGATATTTTCTTGCTTTTATATGAAAATAATGCCATGGGATTTTCCACTCGGGTGTTAGTTTCAAGTTTACGTTTAATTAAATTAATATGCAAACTAAGCAGCATAGGCTTACATATATTTACCTAGaacaggttctcaacctggagtccccagatgtttttggccttcaactcccagaaatcctaacagctggtaaactggcagggatttctgggagttgtaggccaaaaatatctggggaccctaggttgagaaacactgacctagAAGTAGGTCTCAGTTACTTAAATAGAGCTCAAGTATAGACTTGCCATTCAAGTCTTATTGGTTTTAGTGTAAGATGCAGGTCACTTGGGTgctgatcttttaataataggCCTACCTGCAATATGCCCATTCAGTTAGATGAAAGCCAGttttcccaagaaatgtaagtGTAAAGGGCAGCctgaaatggaaggaagaagCCTAGAAAACCATGTGGTACCATTTGAGATGTCAACATTTTTGAGGTTAAATTTCTATATATGTAGAATAACAATGAACAACTCCACTCTAGAAGTGACTGGTGGCATGATATTTTGCATGATGTTAGCATTACTTAAGTTCTGATTTAGCTCAGAAGAATTAAAACAGCTATTAACCCAGTTTTACAAAATCTAACCAGTACTCAAGTATGTAACTGCATATCATTGAAGAGTTTTCAATAGGGAAAGACTGGAACAGTTTTTGTCAGAACTTTTAGGAAGTTCCTTTTttgtattacaactcccagaattgccCCAGTCATGTAGTACAAAAAAGCTTTGATCAGTGCCATTGTACTTAGAAATACATTTCCAATACTTCTGTTTGGTTATGGCTGCATGGAACATGTGTGCCAAGTATACCTAAGTAGTTGGGATGCCTGCTTTTCTTCATAGTTCTGTTTTTATCCCAATAACAAATCCAGTGTTTCTTATCATTTTGTGAATGAATGCATGGCAATATGAAAATTCTGTTGCTGATCATAatataagccaggggtccccaaactttttaaacagtgggccagttcacgatccctcagaccgttggaagcccggactatagttgaaaaaaaaccccctataaacaaattcctaagcacactgcacatctcttattttgaagtaaaaaaaaaaacaattgggaagaaatacagcctcaatgttaatcataatcataatcataatcataaagagggttggaagagacaccttgggccatcttgtccaacccccttctacctttgtgcaccaaaagcacaagcaaagcacccctgacagatggccacccagcctcaatgttgttcatcatcatcatcatcatcatcatcatcatacatcacacagtcctaaacaccggggaagtgttcaacttgtgattttgtgatacgaaattcagcatacatatatatatatctcatttgctgttttatactgtgtctttgtgccaataataataataataataataataataataataataataataataataataaagaggtttggaagagaccccttgggccatttagtccaacccccttttgtctttgtgcaccaaaagcactggcgaAGCACCCCttagtaaattattaattaaataataattaaaataccattataaacaagcaaagctttagaaggtgcgcaacaggtgagggaggaggtgggaaaggcggaggaggagggagccgctgttgcgggggccggataaatggcttcgatgggccacatgtggcccccgggccttagtttggggacccctgatataagcAATAGTTGCTTAGATAGCCAGTAGTTTCCTATgtgaaacatatgtttattaCGTACAGGCTCTAAGAAAGTGTGCATGACATGTGCAGTCAGGGCCTGGAGAAATTTAACTATAGATTCCAGAATCCCTGGCTGCAGGATTCTGAGAGATGTCAACCAAAACatcagtattccaaaatctgtgcTAAACAATCAGATCATTGTCTTTATCTTTAAAAGATATAAGGACCTTTAGTATTTCCAAAGCTATATGCACCATACTCTcattccagtttaactgccagGAGTCCATACACAGTCCTGGAATTTGTCCTTTGGTGAGATGtcttgaagttttttttaataggTTTTAGATCTTTCAATCAGAAAATTCTAAgtgtcttgtaaaactacaaatccctgaatTCCATTGCATGCAGCCATGATAATACAAATACAGCTTTAATGTCCCACACAGTAGAATAACATCACTGTTCTATCAGTGGACCTTGTGCTGGTCTTGGGACTTTGACACATGCTTTACCGCTCCATTTACAGGTAGCAATTAGCCCTTTTGCTATCCTCTGCAGTACTCTGGGATTCATTTTGGTAGGATTGTGTGTGTTTCTGCCCTTCACCACTCCACTCCAAACCAGGCACAGTAGATTCTGAATGCATCAGCTATTTAATACTAGAGCAATCAAGACATTTTCAAAATCTGTTGATGACAGTGTTGGCAGTTCCAACCCTCTTTTAGTACATTGATGTTTATCTGGTTTCCTTTGGTGCTAAGCACTTTAATCAAGGCTTTGCTTTTGATGTTCAGCACTACATTAATTGATTAATGCATTACTTTGGTTAATCCTGCTGATTCACACTAATTCATCTATTAATATTCTCAGTCCCAGTAACTCTTCACCCTTAAATGCAAAATCAGCTCTTTATGTTTTTTACTATAGCCAGGGTGGCTGTCCTTTCAAATTTTCCCAAAGAATTGACATCGTAACAGCTGTGTGAAAGGCAGAAGTACAGTAACTGGAAGTTTCTCATTGTTGTGTCTTCATGTCAAAAAAATCTGTATCTTTTGAATTTGTGATTCACTTAAATCTCTTAAAGGCATGAAAACCTTATCCAAGTAGCAACACTAGCTCTGATGTACAATATTTATGCTTAATGTGCTTAATGTGGGGAAATAATGTTGGGGTATTCTGAGCTTATCTAAGCCACAAAAAAGAGAGTGAGCTGCAAATGCATCTACATGGAATATTTTCAGTTTGCAAGCAATCCTGCAGGTAGGAGGTAGAATATTCTCTGTAACGCCCCCCACCCCCCCGAGACAGCTGTTAATTGTCAAGTTGACACCAATTTTTAATTCTCAACAAGTCAGATTGTAAATAAGAAACATGAGACACTGGATCATCAACATCTCTGCTGAGGTCCTGTAAATCTGAACTGGGGCTTCTTTTATTGATTGAGGCTATCTATTTGTCTAAAATTTAATGTTCTTATTATATGCCCTGTTCTACTTTGgacttttttttctgaatgttcttTTTACTTGATCCCAGTTGTGTCACTTGACACAAGGGCTACTTGTACGTGTGATCTTCTCTTCCTCAGCTGTTGAGTGTCTATTGACATGGAAGTCTCAACTTCTAGCTCTGTCTCCTGTTTCATTTTGAATTGTTTCATATTGTAGGACTTTCAAGATAAAATACTTTTAGGAGTGTTTTACCCATGCCTCCTTCTGTGCAGTTCTAACAGAGTTAGCTAAAATGAGATAGATTTACCTTTGATAGGTCATCTGCCAGTGTCACCTCCCACTACTGTCACTGTCCAGTACCTGTTTGAGATGTTAACTCTAGCTCATTTTCCCAGTGAAAGTAATACTTCCAGTGCACAGTGTGGATATTTTCTCTACTTTTAGCTTGTTTTCCAC
This sequence is a window from Anolis carolinensis isolate JA03-04 chromosome 6, rAnoCar3.1.pri, whole genome shotgun sequence. Protein-coding genes within it:
- the LOC134299981 gene encoding uncharacterized protein LOC134299981; amino-acid sequence: MEEVSNAISQQKNNKASGPDGIPAEIFKTGGPELIQQFHQLIEKVWVIEKIPADFKDATIINLFKKGDRTDCGNYRGISLLTSAGKILARILANRLLPVSEDTLPESQNGFRPSRGTVDMIFTARQLQEKCREQNQPLYMAFIDLAKAFDTVNCSTLWTILQKIGCPDKFVNILQLLQDLQATLNTFAEAYEKLGLSLNIEKTKVLFQQAPANPSAMPGIQHNGVTLENVDYFRYLGSHLSTKVNIDTEIQHRLSSASTAFFRMKQRVFDNRDICRDTKVLLYKAIVLPTLLYACKTWTVYRHHTKLLEHFHQRCLRKILQISWEDRWTNVSMLEEAKTTSIEAMLLSHQLRWTSHVV